The Magnolia sinica isolate HGM2019 chromosome 10, MsV1, whole genome shotgun sequence genome includes a window with the following:
- the LOC131258355 gene encoding uncharacterized protein LOC131258355 has translation MRERCGGDIVRPEATRFATNYIALSSLLKHKQGLRELFASHDYEEWKKRLTKATYHIEELLLENSFWDRMHVVVGILEPIYVVLRMVDNETNPSMGSLYPSIQLMKEAIMVKAPNAYNWVHAIIDNHWEKTLSHPLHQAAYFLNPKYHYSRNLFKDNSLKRAVNEVYDHLFSDCQGKGTFGSEVNMFCTYILIIFISTIQYLFWVAIRHQQIVKFRNAVGMFGCHLAVKSRNTMMACEWWSMYGTDCETLQ, from the exons ATGCGCGAAaggtgtggtggggatatagtgcgcCCCGAGGCGACGCGGTTTGCCACAAATTATATTGCCTTAAGTAGCCTTCTTAAACACAAACAGGGGTTACGAGAGCTTTTCGCCTCTCATGATTACgaagaatggaaaaagaggttgACGAAAGCGACCTACCACATCGAGGAACTACTGCTGGAAAATTCATTTTGGGATCGAATGCACGTTGTTGTGGGTATTCTAGAGCCCatttatgtggtgttgaggatggtggacaatgagacaaatccatCGATGGGGTCACTGTATCCGTCCATACAGCTGATGAAAGAGGCCATCATGGTTAAAGCTCCCAATGCGTATAAttgggtgcatgcaataatagacAACCATTGGGAAAAGAcgctttctcacccactacatcagGCCG CGTATTTCTTGAATCCCAAATACCACTACAGCCGGAATCTCTTCAAAGATAATTCCTTAAAGAGGGCTGTAAATGAGGTATACGATCACTTATTCTCCGACTGTCAGGGGAAAGGCACCTTtggtagtgaggtaaatatgttcTGCACTTACATTCTCATtatcttcatctcaaccattcaatacTTATTCTGGGTTGCTATACGCCATCAACAGATTGTTAAATTTCGCAACGCGGTTGGAATGTTTGGGTGCCACCTTGCAGTGAAGTCAAGGAACACCATGATGGCAT GCGAATGGTGGTCCATGTATGGGACTGACTGTGAGACGTTACAATGA